One part of the Aurantibacillus circumpalustris genome encodes these proteins:
- the ftsA gene encoding cell division protein FtsA, whose translation MEKKTTPTNPNLASELVVGLDLGTTKIAAIVGRKNEFGKVEILGIGKSESLGVNRGVVVNIEQTVASIKTAVAMAADKANVDIGEVIVGIAGQHIKSMQHRGMITRQSLDDEVNQKDIDNLIDNMHRLVMSPGEEIIHVIPQEYIIDSESGIKNPIGHAGIRLEGNFHIITGQVSAVKNIFKCVDRAGLQTVDLHLEPLASADAVLSDEEKEAGVVLIDIGGGTTDVAIFYDGIIRHTAVIPFGGNIITDDIKEGCGIIKTQAEQLKMKFGSALSQENQENEIISIPGLRGRPHKEISVKFLAQIIQARMEEILEFVLFEIKSSGFERKLAAGIVVTGGGSLLKHLPQLVMLTTGMDCRIGTPNEHLAGNDDELKNPLFATGVGLVMKGIEKYERDSKRGSNLAKQEVEVEVESSASKKKDSKKVIGHSQKKIGSFFTTLIDRTKDWMSDDIE comes from the coding sequence ATGGAAAAGAAAACAACACCAACCAATCCAAATCTAGCCTCTGAGCTAGTTGTTGGCTTAGATCTTGGAACAACTAAAATTGCAGCAATTGTTGGGCGTAAGAATGAATTTGGAAAAGTTGAAATTCTTGGTATTGGAAAATCTGAATCCTTGGGTGTAAACCGTGGTGTGGTTGTAAATATTGAACAGACTGTAGCGTCTATAAAAACTGCCGTGGCTATGGCAGCTGATAAAGCAAACGTGGATATTGGTGAAGTGATTGTTGGTATCGCTGGTCAGCATATTAAGAGCATGCAACACCGAGGAATGATTACGCGTCAGAGTTTAGACGATGAGGTTAATCAAAAAGATATTGATAATTTAATCGATAACATGCACCGTTTGGTGATGAGTCCGGGCGAAGAAATTATTCATGTTATTCCTCAAGAATATATTATTGATAGTGAATCTGGAATTAAAAATCCTATCGGTCATGCCGGTATTCGTTTAGAAGGAAATTTTCACATTATTACAGGACAAGTAAGTGCAGTAAAAAATATATTCAAATGCGTTGATCGTGCAGGCCTTCAAACAGTGGATTTACATTTAGAGCCGCTAGCAAGTGCAGATGCAGTGTTAAGTGATGAGGAGAAAGAAGCTGGTGTTGTGTTAATTGATATAGGCGGTGGTACAACGGATGTCGCAATTTTTTACGATGGAATTATTCGTCACACTGCTGTTATTCCTTTTGGTGGAAACATTATTACCGATGATATTAAAGAGGGTTGTGGAATTATAAAAACACAAGCTGAACAATTGAAGATGAAATTCGGCTCAGCACTTTCACAAGAGAATCAGGAAAATGAAATCATTTCTATTCCAGGTTTACGTGGACGTCCTCACAAAGAAATTTCAGTAAAGTTTTTAGCACAAATTATACAAGCGCGTATGGAAGAAATTCTTGAGTTTGTATTGTTTGAAATTAAGAGTAGTGGTTTTGAACGTAAATTGGCTGCAGGAATTGTAGTAACAGGTGGTGGGTCTTTATTAAAACATTTACCACAATTAGTAATGCTTACTACAGGAATGGATTGTCGTATTGGAACACCAAACGAACATTTAGCTGGAAATGATGATGAGTTAAAAAATCCTTTGTTTGCAACAGGTGTTGGATTAGTAATGAAAGGAATTGAGAAATACGAACGTGATTCGAAGCGTGGTTCCAATCTTGCTAAACAAGAAGTGGAAGTAGAAGTTGAAAGTTCTGCCTCTAAAAAGAAGGATAGCAAAAAAGTAATCGGTCATTCACAGAAAAAAATTGGCAGCTTTTTTACAACATTGATTGATAGAACAAAAGATTGGATGAGTGACGATATTGAATAA
- a CDS encoding cell division protein FtsQ/DivIB — translation MRKINYRRVLVTVLWIIAIAGLGSSLAFVSKSERNIVANTLTVNIQNNDENFFLNENDIKAFFKERNDSLLSSRYENINVPELEKALNSHPAIENAEVSADMNGEIKVEILQRTPVLRIINKNGESYYIDSQSKLMPLNQNYSARVIVANGEINEPYSRRYEFSVDQIKKSKVFKDVSVLDDLLDVANFINADSSLSQLIHQIYVNAENELELFPAIGNHKIVFGDAKNIPEKFNKLKLFYTEGLSKSDSWTKYSAVNLKYKNLVVCTKK, via the coding sequence GTGAGAAAAATAAATTATAGAAGAGTTTTAGTTACCGTTCTTTGGATTATTGCAATTGCAGGTCTTGGCAGTTCACTCGCCTTTGTATCTAAAAGCGAAAGGAATATTGTAGCGAATACACTTACTGTAAATATTCAGAACAACGATGAAAATTTCTTTTTAAACGAAAACGATATCAAGGCGTTTTTTAAGGAGAGAAATGACTCACTTCTTTCATCGAGATACGAGAACATCAACGTTCCAGAATTGGAAAAAGCCTTAAACTCTCATCCGGCTATTGAAAATGCAGAAGTATCAGCTGATATGAATGGAGAAATTAAAGTAGAAATACTTCAACGGACTCCTGTGCTTCGCATTATTAATAAAAATGGAGAAAGTTATTACATTGATTCGCAGAGTAAATTAATGCCATTGAATCAAAATTATTCAGCGCGAGTGATAGTAGCCAACGGAGAAATTAATGAGCCCTATTCAAGACGCTATGAATTTTCGGTTGATCAAATTAAAAAGAGTAAGGTGTTTAAGGATGTAAGTGTGCTTGACGATTTATTGGATGTAGCTAATTTCATAAATGCAGATTCTAGTCTTTCACAACTTATTCATCAGATTTATGTGAATGCCGAAAACGAATTAGAATTATTTCCTGCAATTGGTAATCATAAAATAGTGTTTGGGGATGCGAAAAATATTCCTGAAAAGTTTAACAAACTTAAATTATTTTATACTGAAGGCTTGAGTAAATCAGACAGCTGGACAAAATATTCCGCTGTCAATTTAAAATATAAAAACTTGGTAGTTTGTACCAAAAAATAA
- the murC gene encoding UDP-N-acetylmuramate--L-alanine ligase: protein MNILNYKLYYFLGVGGIGMSALARFFNHYKKEVVGYDKTESDLCKLLTKEGITNHYEEDLTQLTSFLKNYKKEEVLIVYTPAVPKEHSEYQYLLENGYTILKRSQVLGEITKQFKTIAIAGTHGKTTTTTLVTHLLKSAGINCFSFMGGISSNYNTNLLLGDVNDTNAYVVVEADEYDRSFLTLHPEIAVITSADADHLDIYGDLNHVKESYTLFSKQVKKNGVLIVKKNVDNDLNLTDERIIYSLNLDTEYCAQSITVENAQFFYDIKSPIESISNVTLGLPGLHNVENSIAAVAIAQQLGIKGSVIKEALRSFTGVKRRFDYRVKTEKVVYIDDYAHHPEELKATIGSVKKLYPGKKITGIFQPHLFSRTRDFADAFAESLDMLDECILLEIYPAREKPIEGVNSSWLLRKMKLKDKKLLSKIEVLEEIKTNKREIIVTMGAGDIDSLIAPIENILRQ from the coding sequence ATGAACATACTAAACTATAAACTATATTATTTTTTAGGTGTAGGTGGAATTGGAATGAGTGCATTGGCACGTTTTTTTAATCATTATAAAAAAGAGGTTGTCGGCTACGATAAAACGGAATCAGATCTCTGTAAGCTTCTGACTAAAGAGGGAATTACTAATCACTATGAAGAAGACCTTACGCAGCTTACGTCTTTTTTGAAAAATTACAAGAAAGAAGAGGTTTTAATAGTTTATACTCCCGCGGTGCCAAAAGAACATTCAGAGTATCAGTATTTACTCGAGAATGGTTATACAATTTTAAAGCGATCGCAAGTACTTGGTGAAATAACAAAACAATTTAAAACCATTGCCATTGCTGGCACTCATGGTAAAACCACCACCACAACATTGGTGACTCATCTTTTAAAAAGTGCAGGAATTAATTGCTTTTCTTTTATGGGCGGAATTTCAAGCAACTATAATACAAATTTATTATTAGGAGATGTAAACGACACGAATGCTTATGTTGTTGTGGAAGCAGATGAATACGATCGTTCTTTTTTAACGCTCCATCCTGAAATAGCTGTAATTACGAGTGCCGATGCTGATCATTTGGATATATACGGAGATCTGAATCATGTTAAAGAAAGTTACACGCTATTCTCGAAGCAAGTGAAGAAAAATGGTGTTTTAATTGTTAAGAAAAATGTTGATAACGATTTGAACCTCACGGACGAAAGAATCATCTACTCGTTAAATTTAGATACCGAATATTGTGCACAATCAATAACTGTTGAGAATGCACAGTTTTTTTATGACATAAAAAGTCCAATTGAGTCTATAAGCAACGTCACACTTGGTTTACCCGGTTTGCACAATGTTGAAAATTCAATAGCTGCGGTTGCAATTGCGCAGCAGTTAGGCATAAAAGGATCAGTCATAAAAGAGGCATTACGTTCTTTCACTGGCGTTAAACGCCGTTTTGATTATAGAGTAAAAACCGAAAAAGTAGTTTACATAGATGATTACGCACATCATCCAGAAGAACTAAAAGCTACGATTGGGTCTGTGAAGAAATTATATCCTGGAAAAAAAATAACGGGTATTTTTCAGCCGCATTTATTTAGCAGAACGCGTGATTTTGCTGATGCGTTTGCTGAGAGTTTAGACATGTTGGATGAATGTATTTTACTTGAAATTTATCCAGCGCGAGAAAAACCAATTGAGGGAGTAAATTCCAGTTGGTTATTGAGGAAAATGAAGTTGAAGGATAAGAAGCTATTATCAAAAATTGAAGTGTTGGAGGAGATTAAAACTAACAAAAGGGAGATAATTGTGACGATGGGAGCTGGTGATATTGATTCGTTGATTGCACCAATTGAAAATATATTAAGGCAGTGA
- the murG gene encoding undecaprenyldiphospho-muramoylpentapeptide beta-N-acetylglucosaminyltransferase has translation MKKLKVILSGGGTGGHIFPAVSIANELKKLVPDIEILFVGALGKMEMEKVPLAGYQIIGVPIAGLQRKLTLANLKLPFLIIQSLLKTRKIIKEFQPDVVVGTGGYASGPLLRAATSKGIPALLQEQNSYAGITNKLLSKKASKICVAYEGMEKFFPKEKIILTGNPVRQDLKDVRSKREEALSFFKLDPSKKTILVIGGSLGAKTINEALGVGLQKLVENDIQLIWQTGKGYYQTAKDQTKSFSKNNINALDFISRMDLAYAVSDIVISRAGASSVSELCNIGIPCILVPSPNVAEDHQTKNAMALVNKEAAVLVKDAEARQTLIQAAIELITNEQRQVALTNNISKMAFFDSANVIATEVLKLANYTL, from the coding sequence TTGAAAAAATTAAAAGTCATATTAAGTGGAGGAGGTACTGGGGGACATATTTTCCCGGCCGTTTCTATCGCTAATGAACTTAAGAAACTTGTCCCGGACATAGAAATTTTGTTTGTAGGTGCTTTAGGAAAAATGGAAATGGAAAAAGTTCCACTAGCGGGTTACCAAATTATTGGTGTTCCAATAGCAGGACTTCAGCGGAAGTTAACTTTAGCCAACTTAAAACTTCCATTTTTAATTATTCAGAGTTTATTAAAAACACGAAAAATTATTAAGGAATTTCAACCCGATGTAGTTGTTGGAACGGGTGGTTACGCGAGTGGCCCACTTTTAAGAGCAGCAACCTCTAAAGGAATTCCAGCTTTATTACAAGAACAAAATTCTTATGCAGGAATCACCAATAAATTACTCTCAAAAAAAGCGAGTAAAATTTGTGTTGCTTATGAAGGCATGGAAAAGTTTTTTCCAAAAGAAAAAATTATTTTAACCGGTAATCCAGTAAGGCAAGATCTTAAAGATGTGCGAAGTAAACGGGAGGAAGCCTTGTCTTTTTTTAAACTCGATCCAAGTAAAAAAACAATTTTAGTCATTGGCGGAAGTCTTGGTGCAAAAACAATTAATGAAGCATTAGGTGTGGGGTTACAAAAACTAGTAGAAAATGATATTCAGCTTATCTGGCAAACTGGGAAGGGATATTATCAAACAGCTAAAGATCAAACTAAAAGTTTTTCAAAAAATAATATTAACGCTCTTGATTTTATTTCACGCATGGATTTAGCGTATGCTGTTTCAGATATCGTGATTTCGAGAGCTGGAGCAAGTTCAGTTTCCGAATTATGCAATATTGGTATTCCCTGTATTTTGGTGCCTTCTCCAAATGTGGCTGAAGATCATCAAACAAAAAATGCTATGGCTTTGGTTAACAAAGAAGCTGCAGTGTTGGTGAAAGATGCGGAAGCGAGACAAACATTAATTCAAGCCGCTATAGAATTGATTACAAACGAACAACGTCAGGTCGCTTTAACTAACAATATTAGCAAAATGGCCTTTTTTGATTCAGCGAATGTTATTGCAACAGAGGTTTTAAAATTAGCGAACTACACACTATAA
- a CDS encoding FtsW/RodA/SpoVE family cell cycle protein codes for MKLFNYLKGDKVIWVIMFILSLLSVLVVYSAVVTLAYKFKQGNAEFYLVKHFVTIALGFGIAYVFHKIKYTMFSKVAQIGFILSIPLLIYTLLKGVSAGEASRWIEIPGLGLTFQSSDIAKLMLLIYVARVLTTKAKELVDLRSVSKYLLLPVGLVCVLILPANFSTAALLFFNCMILMFVGGVKINILAKICGLCLVIGAILFSWVWLAPETFPSRRATTWKARIENYSKGDTESNYQSEQAKIAIASGVIGKGPGKSTQRAFLPQSSSDFIYAIIIEEYGLLTGFLILFLYMILLYRGIKIMRDNDKPFGGLVAIGLSFSLVFQALVNMAVAVNLFPVTGQPLPLVSMGGTSIWFSMIALGIILSVSRGSEDKDEERLETA; via the coding sequence ATGAAACTTTTTAACTACTTAAAAGGAGATAAGGTAATATGGGTAATCATGTTCATTCTTTCCTTGCTTTCTGTTTTAGTAGTATATAGCGCCGTTGTTACACTTGCATATAAATTTAAGCAGGGTAATGCTGAATTTTATTTAGTGAAACACTTTGTCACAATTGCATTGGGGTTTGGTATTGCATATGTGTTTCATAAAATAAAATACACGATGTTCAGTAAAGTGGCACAAATTGGTTTTATTCTTTCTATTCCTTTATTGATATACACATTACTTAAAGGTGTAAGTGCTGGTGAAGCTTCGCGTTGGATTGAAATTCCAGGTTTGGGATTAACGTTTCAATCTTCTGACATTGCTAAGCTTATGCTATTAATTTATGTGGCGCGTGTTCTAACGACGAAAGCAAAAGAACTGGTAGATTTAAGGTCGGTTTCAAAATATCTTCTATTGCCCGTGGGACTTGTTTGTGTTTTAATTTTGCCAGCCAATTTTTCTACGGCGGCTCTTTTATTTTTCAATTGCATGATATTAATGTTTGTTGGAGGGGTTAAGATTAATATACTTGCGAAAATTTGCGGACTATGTCTTGTTATTGGCGCAATACTTTTTTCATGGGTTTGGTTAGCTCCAGAAACATTTCCAAGTAGACGCGCTACAACTTGGAAAGCGCGGATTGAAAATTATTCAAAAGGAGATACAGAAAGCAATTATCAAAGTGAGCAAGCCAAAATTGCAATTGCAAGTGGTGTAATCGGTAAAGGTCCTGGAAAGAGCACGCAGCGAGCTTTTTTACCGCAATCATCATCAGATTTTATTTATGCAATTATTATCGAAGAGTATGGATTGCTAACTGGATTTCTGATACTTTTTTTATATATGATCTTATTGTATAGGGGCATAAAAATAATGAGAGATAACGACAAACCATTTGGAGGACTCGTAGCAATTGGTTTATCATTTAGTCTCGTTTTTCAGGCTTTAGTAAACATGGCCGTTGCGGTGAATCTTTTTCCTGTAACCGGACAACCTTTGCCTCTTGTAAGTATGGGTGGAACATCCATTTGGTTTAGTATGATTGCTCTCGGAATAATTTTGAGCGTGAGCAGGGGTTCAGAGGATAAAGACGAAGAAAGATTAGAAACCGCATAA
- the murD gene encoding UDP-N-acetylmuramoyl-L-alanine--D-glutamate ligase — MVVKRLVILGSGESGVGTAILAKQKGFDVFVSDKSLIKEKYKKQLIEENILYEEGVHTEEFILNADEVVKSPGIPDKVELVQKLRAKSIPVISEIEFAGRYTNAKKICITGSNGKTTTTMLTYHILKKAGYNVGLGGNVGKSFALQVARENFDYYVLELSSFQLDGMFDFTADIAVLLNITPDHLDRYDYKFENYVASKFRITQNQSKQNYFVYNIDDVTITNYMSNHKINATAIPFSIKQPIDGDGAFLNENQITLNYKPNQNPLIMTIEELALQGKHNVYNSMAASMTARIVDVRKEIIRESLQDFQNVEHRLEFVASINGIEFINDSKATNVNSTWYALESMEKPVVWICGGQDKGNDYNELLELVKGRVKAIVCLGKDNKKIIAAFKDVVDIIVETDNASDAVAASYKIGKKGDVVLLSPACASFDLFQNYEDRGMQFKGAVRSL, encoded by the coding sequence ATAGTGGTTAAGCGACTTGTGATATTGGGTAGTGGAGAAAGTGGAGTTGGTACGGCAATACTGGCGAAACAAAAAGGTTTTGATGTATTTGTTAGTGACAAGTCATTGATTAAAGAGAAGTATAAAAAACAATTAATAGAAGAAAATATTTTGTACGAAGAAGGAGTACATACAGAGGAATTTATTTTAAACGCCGATGAGGTGGTTAAGAGCCCTGGTATTCCAGATAAAGTGGAACTCGTGCAGAAATTGAGAGCGAAAAGTATTCCTGTGATTTCTGAAATTGAATTTGCAGGTCGTTATACGAATGCGAAAAAAATATGCATAACAGGATCTAATGGTAAAACAACAACAACCATGTTGACGTATCATATTTTGAAAAAGGCAGGTTACAATGTTGGCTTGGGGGGAAATGTAGGAAAGAGTTTCGCTTTACAAGTAGCACGCGAGAATTTTGATTATTATGTATTAGAACTGAGTAGCTTTCAGTTAGACGGTATGTTTGATTTTACTGCAGATATTGCGGTACTTCTAAATATCACACCCGATCACCTAGATAGGTATGATTATAAATTCGAAAATTACGTAGCATCAAAATTCAGAATTACTCAAAACCAAAGCAAACAAAATTATTTTGTGTACAATATTGATGATGTAACAATCACCAACTACATGAGCAATCACAAAATCAATGCAACCGCAATCCCTTTTAGCATCAAGCAACCAATTGATGGGGATGGCGCTTTTTTAAATGAAAACCAAATAACCCTTAATTATAAACCAAACCAAAACCCCTTAATTATGACAATTGAAGAATTAGCATTGCAAGGTAAACACAATGTTTACAACAGCATGGCAGCGTCAATGACTGCCCGTATCGTGGATGTTCGCAAAGAAATTATCCGCGAAAGTTTACAAGATTTCCAAAACGTAGAACACCGTTTGGAATTCGTTGCGTCTATAAATGGTATTGAGTTTATTAATGACTCAAAAGCAACAAACGTAAACTCAACTTGGTATGCACTCGAAAGCATGGAAAAGCCGGTGGTATGGATTTGTGGTGGACAAGACAAAGGAAATGATTACAACGAATTGTTAGAGCTTGTGAAAGGTCGTGTGAAAGCAATCGTTTGTTTGGGGAAAGACAATAAAAAAATAATCGCAGCATTTAAAGATGTGGTTGATATTATTGTTGAAACAGACAATGCATCTGATGCTGTTGCTGCTTCGTACAAAATAGGTAAGAAGGGTGATGTTGTATTGTTGTCGCCTGCTTGCGCAAGTTTTGATTTATTTCAAAATTATGAAGATAGAGGTATGCAATTTAAAGGAGCAGTAAGATCTCTCTAA
- the mraY gene encoding phospho-N-acetylmuramoyl-pentapeptide-transferase — translation MLYYLFNYLDRVFDFPGAGVFNYISFRAAMALITSLIISLAFGKTIIEFIRRKQIGETIRELGLEGQTQKKGTPTMGGLIIIGAIIIPTLLFAKVHNVYILLMLITTVWLGAIGFLDDYIKVFKKDKEGLKGKFKIIGQIGIGLIVGCVLYFHPDVVVKERVLSTSKDLGTISSNVENKLNSPKYAETPIKTLKTTIPFSKNNELDYGKFISWACDDCLKYGWIIFIPMVILIVTAVSNGANITDGIDGLAAGTSAIIGTVLGILAYVSGNTVFADYLNIMYIPNSGELVVFIAAFIGGCIGFLWYNSFPAQVFMGDTGSLAIGGIIAVYAIAIRKELLIPILCGVFVVENLSVIMQVYYFKYQKKKRGLEFAQANRLFKMAPLHHHYQKVGFHESKIVMRFFIVGIALAVLTFVTLKLR, via the coding sequence ATGTTGTATTATTTATTTAATTATCTCGATAGAGTTTTTGACTTCCCAGGAGCAGGTGTATTTAACTACATCTCGTTCCGAGCAGCGATGGCTTTGATTACATCATTAATTATTTCGTTGGCGTTTGGTAAAACCATTATTGAATTTATTCGTCGCAAGCAAATTGGAGAAACAATTCGTGAATTAGGTTTGGAAGGTCAGACCCAGAAAAAAGGGACTCCAACTATGGGAGGACTTATTATTATCGGTGCTATCATTATTCCAACTCTATTATTCGCAAAGGTTCATAATGTATACATTCTTCTTATGTTAATCACAACAGTGTGGCTTGGTGCAATTGGTTTTTTAGATGATTACATAAAAGTATTTAAGAAAGATAAAGAAGGACTAAAAGGAAAATTCAAAATCATTGGTCAGATTGGAATCGGTTTAATTGTAGGTTGTGTTTTATATTTTCATCCAGACGTGGTTGTGAAAGAGCGCGTGTTGTCTACTTCAAAAGATTTGGGCACAATTTCATCAAACGTAGAGAACAAATTAAATAGCCCGAAGTACGCCGAAACACCGATTAAAACTTTAAAGACGACCATTCCTTTTTCTAAAAACAATGAATTGGATTATGGGAAATTTATTTCATGGGCTTGTGATGACTGTTTAAAATATGGTTGGATCATATTTATTCCGATGGTTATATTAATTGTGACTGCAGTTTCAAACGGCGCTAACATTACCGATGGTATAGATGGGTTGGCTGCGGGAACGAGTGCTATAATTGGTACCGTGTTAGGAATTCTCGCTTACGTTTCTGGTAATACGGTTTTTGCGGATTATTTAAATATCATGTACATACCAAATTCAGGTGAGTTGGTTGTATTTATTGCTGCCTTTATTGGTGGGTGTATTGGTTTTCTGTGGTATAATTCGTTTCCTGCACAGGTATTTATGGGTGACACCGGAAGTCTTGCTATCGGTGGCATAATAGCAGTGTATGCGATAGCTATTCGTAAAGAATTACTTATTCCGATTTTATGTGGCGTGTTTGTAGTAGAAAATTTATCTGTGATCATGCAGGTGTATTATTTTAAATACCAAAAGAAAAAACGAGGACTCGAATTTGCGCAGGCCAATCGATTATTCAAAATGGCACCACTTCATCATCATTATCAAAAAGTTGGATTTCATGAATCAAAAATTGTAATGCGATTTTTTATCGTTGGAATTGCCTTAGCGGTATTAACGTTTGTAACACTTAAGTTGAGATAG
- a CDS encoding UDP-N-acetylmuramoyl-L-alanyl-D-glutamate--2,6-diaminopimelate ligase, with protein MKLLSEILYKVRLEEVIGSTHMAISSVVSDSRRVKKGYLFVATNGVSVDGHQFIQKAIEAGAVAIVCEEIPENRIEGVSYVKVTDSTFSLGIIACNFYDNPSTKLKIVGVTGTNGKTTTVTLLFNLFKSLGYSVGLLSTVQNKINGTIIPSTHTTPDALALNELLRTMVEQGCEFVFMEVSSHAVVQNRIAGIVFAGGVFTNITHDHLDYHKTFDEYIKAKKGFFDMLPSDAFALVNKDDKNGLIMLQNTKAKRHTYALRNIADFKCRIIENHLAGLFLNIDNQEIWVKLIGTFNAYNVLAVYATSVLLKQDKTNILTALSNLNSVEGRFQYVKSPNGIIGIVDYAHTPDALKNVLETIKDIRTGNEQVITLVGCGGDRDSEKRPVMAAIACEYSNRVILTSDNPRSEDPELILDQMQKGVNPVDVKKTLRITDRKEAIRTACSLSNKGDIILIAGKGHEKYQEIKGVKHSFDDLEILKETIKNLGI; from the coding sequence ATGAAATTACTAAGCGAAATATTATACAAAGTGAGACTAGAAGAAGTCATTGGCTCCACGCACATGGCTATCTCCTCCGTTGTATCTGATTCGCGAAGGGTGAAAAAGGGATATTTGTTTGTTGCAACGAATGGTGTTTCGGTTGATGGTCATCAGTTTATTCAAAAAGCAATTGAGGCAGGAGCCGTTGCCATTGTTTGTGAAGAAATCCCTGAAAACAGAATTGAAGGAGTTAGTTATGTAAAAGTAACGGATTCAACTTTTTCGCTTGGAATTATTGCTTGTAATTTTTACGATAATCCTTCAACGAAATTAAAAATAGTTGGAGTTACCGGTACCAATGGCAAAACAACAACTGTTACTTTATTATTTAATCTTTTTAAATCGTTAGGGTATTCTGTTGGATTATTATCTACAGTTCAAAATAAAATTAATGGTACAATAATTCCTTCAACACATACAACTCCAGATGCTTTAGCGCTCAATGAATTGCTTCGTACGATGGTAGAGCAAGGTTGTGAGTTTGTATTTATGGAAGTGAGTTCACATGCAGTAGTGCAAAATAGAATTGCGGGAATTGTTTTTGCAGGTGGAGTCTTTACAAATATTACACACGATCATTTAGATTATCATAAAACTTTTGACGAATACATCAAAGCAAAAAAAGGTTTTTTTGATATGTTGCCTTCTGATGCTTTTGCACTTGTAAACAAGGATGATAAAAATGGTTTAATAATGCTGCAAAACACAAAAGCAAAAAGACACACTTATGCTTTAAGAAACATTGCGGATTTTAAATGTAGAATAATTGAGAATCACCTTGCGGGTTTATTTTTGAATATTGACAATCAAGAAATCTGGGTAAAGTTAATCGGAACCTTTAATGCTTACAATGTACTTGCCGTTTACGCCACTTCTGTTTTATTAAAACAAGATAAAACAAATATTCTTACTGCATTAAGCAATTTAAATTCTGTTGAAGGTCGTTTTCAATACGTAAAATCTCCAAATGGAATTATTGGAATTGTTGACTACGCGCACACACCTGATGCTCTAAAAAATGTACTTGAGACAATAAAAGATATCCGTACAGGAAATGAACAAGTGATAACTCTTGTGGGATGCGGTGGAGATAGAGATTCAGAAAAACGTCCTGTTATGGCGGCTATTGCATGTGAGTACAGTAATAGAGTAATTCTAACTTCTGATAATCCGCGGAGTGAGGATCCTGAACTTATTTTGGATCAGATGCAAAAAGGCGTTAATCCCGTTGACGTAAAAAAAACTTTACGCATTACAGATAGGAAGGAAGCTATTAGAACTGCCTGTAGTTTGAGTAACAAAGGAGATATTATTTTAATAGCTGGAAAGGGACATGAGAAGTATCAAGAAATAAAAGGAGTGAAACACAGTTTTGATGATTTGGAAATTTTAAAAGAAACCATTAAAAACCTCGGAATATAA